A portion of the Tamandua tetradactyla isolate mTamTet1 chromosome 16, mTamTet1.pri, whole genome shotgun sequence genome contains these proteins:
- the SNRPD2 gene encoding small nuclear ribonucleoprotein Sm D2 produces MSLLNKPKSEMTPEELQKREEEEFNTGPLSVLTQSVKNNTQVLINCRNNKKLLGRVKAFDRHCNMVLENVKEMWTEVPKSGKGKKKSKPVNKDRYISKMFLRGDSVIVVLRNPLIAGK; encoded by the exons AT GAGCCTCCTCAACAAGCCCAAGAGTGAGATGACCCCAGAGGAACTACAGAAGCGGGAGGAGGAGGAATTTAACACAGGGCCCCTCTCCGTACTCACGCAGTCTGTCAAGAACAACACCCAAGTGCTCATCAACTGCCGTAACAACAAGAAGCTCCTGGGCCGTGTGAAGGCCTTTGACAG GCACTGCAACATGGTGCTGGAGAACGTGAAGGAGATGTGGACTGAAGTCCCGAAGAGCGGCAAGGGCAAGAAGAAATCCAAGCCGGTCAACAAGGACCGCTACATCTCCAAGATGTTCCTGCGCGGGGACTCCGTCATCGTGGTCCTGCGGAACCCGCTCATCGCTGGCAAGTAG
- the FBXO46 gene encoding F-box only protein 46 translates to MDRSSLLPFQLWCPRPFGTYSQNQPRPPSAALKPSACPEPSSGAEPDHGPAHSENTPPSLATEAPASQPAPLLSAAAAGDEGRVLLDTWYVIKPGNTKEKVAFFVAHQCGGGSRASSMKVKGHWGSESSKAKRRRRCLEPTKAPPDPGGRQGPPTVEGAPASGSEDMDLLSVAEMVALVEQRAALALQNYPHPGTPAPMVFVSAEQGGPAKGLGPERRAGSGDCSRVAEAVAHFEAQLDNPPAKGLRKEERPGPGPGEVRIAFRISNSREPRAPDGGLPSGGGGRPGCAYPGSPGPGARAKDKITCDLYQLISPSRDALPSNVEFLLARADEASEGETPAPTRPEDTPPAPPPPPARDCGASGFHVDVVVTGVVDECIFFGKDGTKNVKEETVCLTVSPEEPPPPGQLFFLQARGPDGPPEPPPVDAPATTPGPDDPEGVADTSLCRLYRHVSHDFLEIRFKIQRLLEPRQYMLLLPEHVLVKIFSFLPTRALAALKCTCHHFKGIIEAFGVRATDSRWSRDPLYRDDPCKQCRKRYEKGDVSLCRWHPKPYHHDLPYGRSYWMCCRRADRETPGCRLGLHDNNWVLPCNGPGGGGGRGGREEGR, encoded by the coding sequence ATGGACCGCAGCAGCCTCCTGCCCTTCCAGCTATGGTGCCCCCGGCCCTTTGGCACCTACTCCCAGAACCAGCCGCGCCCGCCTTCTGCAGCCCTCAAGCCATCAGCCTGCCCTGAGCCAAGCAGCGGGGCTGAACCAGACCACGGGCCTGCCCACTCGGAGAACACGCCACCCAGCCTGGCCACTGAGGCCCCTGCCTCCCAGCCTGCCCCACTCCTCTCCGCAGCAGCTGCTGGCGACGAGGGTCGAGTCCTGCTGGACACGTGGTACGTTATCAAGCCCGGGAATACAAAGGAGAAGGTGGCCTTCTTTGTTGCCCACCAGTGTGGGGGTGGTAGCCGGGCCAGCTCCATGAAGGTCAAGGGGCACTGGGGCAGTGAGAGCTCCAAGGCCAAGCGGCGGAGGCGCTGTCTTGAGCCCACCAAGGCTCCGCCGGACCCAGGGGGCCGGCAGGGGCCTCCTACTGTTGAGGGGGCCCCGGCCTCAGGTTCCGAGGATATGGACCTGCTCTCTGTGGCTGAGATGGTGGCCCTGGTAGAACAGCGGGCTGCCCTGGCCCTCCAGAACTACCCACACCCCGGCACCCCGGCACCTATGGTCTTTGTGTCGGCCGAGCAGGGTGGGCCGGCCAAGGGGCTGGGGCCTGAGCGGCGGGCCGGCAGTGGGGATTGCAGCCGCGTGGCCGAGGCGGTGGCTCACTTTGAGGCCCAGCTGGACAACCCTCCCGCCAAGGGCCTCCGCAAGGAGGAGCGGCCTGGGCCGGGCCCGGGAGAGGTGCGCATCGCCTTCCGCATCTCCAACAGCCGGGAGCCCCGGGCACCCGATGGCGGCTTgcccagtgggggtgggggccggcCTGGCTGTGCCTATCCGGGCAGCCCAGGCCCAGGGGCCCGAGCCAAGGACAAGATCACTTGCGACCTGTACCAGCTCATCAGCCCCTCACGGGACGCCCTCCCTAGCAACGTGGAGTTCTTGCTGGCGAGGGCAGACGAGGCGAGCGAGGGTGAGACCCCAGCCCCCACCAGGCCTGAGGACActcccccagcaccccctccaccccctgcccGGGACTGCGGAGCCTCTGGCTTCCACGTGGACGTGGTAGTGACGGGCGTGGTGGACGAGTGCATTTTCTTTGGCAAGGACGGCACCAAAAACGTGAAGGAGGAGACGGTGTGCCTAACTGTCAGCCCTGAGGAGCCGCCCCCTCCCGGCCAGCTCTTCTTCCTCCAGGCCCGCGGGCCCGATGGGCCACCTGAGCCACCCCCAGTCGATGCTCCGGCCACCACGCCAGGGCCCGACGACCCCGAGGGGGTGGCGGACACCTCCCTGTGCCGCCTGTACCGGCACGTGTCGCATGACTTCCTGGAGATCCGCTTCAAGATTCAGCGTCTGCTGGAGCCGCGGCAGTACATGCTGCTGTTGCCCGAGCACGTGCTGGTCAAAATCTTCAGCTTCCTGCCCACACGGGCCCTGGCGGCCCTCAAGTGCACCTGTCACCACTTCAAGGGCATCATTGAGGCGTTCGGCGTGCGGGCCACAGACTCACGCTGGAGCCGGGACCCACTCTACCGCGACGACCCCTGCAAGCAGTGCCGCAAGAGATACGAGAAGGGTGATGTGTCGCTCTGCCGCTGGCACCCCAAGCCCTACCACCATGACCTGCCTTATGGACGCTCTTACTGGATGTGCTGCCGCCGAGCCGACCGCGAGACACCTGGCTGCCGCCTGGGCCTGCACGATAACAACTGGGTGCTGCCCTGCAATGggccgggtgggggtgggggccggggggGCCGGGAGGAGGGGAGGTGA
- the QPCTL gene encoding glutaminyl-peptide cyclotransferase-like protein isoform X1 encodes MRPGGRGRPRLRLGERGLLEPPSPPTRRLLPRVQLLPLLLALAVGSAFYTIWSGWHSGPGEPTLGRELRTPLIGNLPEAGLRRVVGQLDPQRLWDTYLRPLLVVRTPGSPGNLQVRKFLEASLLALTADWHVELDPFTASTPLGPVDFGNVVATLDPRAAHHLTLACHYDSKLFPSELAPFVGATDSAVPCALLLELAEALDLELSRAKQQAAPVTLQLLFLDGEEALKEWGPKDSLYGSRHLAQLMASEPHSPGPTRIQAIELFVLLDLLGAPNPTFYSHFPRTARWFHRLRNIEKRLHRLNLLQSHPQEVMYFQPGEPPSSVEDDHLPFLHRGVPVLHLIPIPFPAVWHTSADTEANLHKPTVHNLSRIFAVFLAEYLGL; translated from the exons ATGCGTCCCGGCGGCCGCGGACGGCCTCGGCTACGGCTCGGGGAACGCGGCCTCTTGGAGCCACCCTCGCCTCCCACGCGCCGCCTGCTGCCCCGGGTGCAGCTGCTGCCCCTGCTGCTGGCGCTGGCCGTGGGCTCGGCCTTCTACACCATCTGGAGCGGCTGGCACAGCGGGCCTGGGGAGCCGACGCTGGGCCGAGAGCTGCGG ACCCCGCTGATCGGAAACCTTCCCGAAGCCGGATTGCGGAGGGTGGTGGGGCAGCTGGACCCTCAGCGTCTCTGGGACACCTATCTGCGCCCCCTGCTGGTGGTGCGAACCCCGGGCAGCCCAGGCAATCTCCAAGTCAGAAAG TTCCTGGAGGCCTCGCTGCTAGCACTGACTGCAGACTGGCATGTGGAGCTGGACCCCTTCACAGCCTCAACACCCCTGGGGCCAGTGGACTTTGGCAACGTGGTGGCCACACTGGACCCACGGGCTGCCCACCACCTCACCCTCGCCTGCCATTATGACTCAAAGCTCTTCCCATCTGAGTTGGCCCCCTTTGTGGGGGCTACGGATTCGgctgtgccctgtgccctgctGCTAGAGCTGGCTGAGGCCCTTGACCTGGAGCTTAGCAGGGCCAAGCAGCAG GCAGCCCCGGTGACCCTGCAGCTCCTCTTCCTGGACGGCGAAGAGGCCTTGAAGGAGTGGGGGCCCAAGGATTCCCTCTATGGGTCCCGGCACCTGGCCCAGCTCATGGCATCCGAACCCCACAGTCCCGGTCCCACCAGGATCCAGGCTATC GAGCTCTTTGTGCTTCTTGATCTCCTGGGCGCCCCCAACCCAACCTTCTACAGTCACTTTCCCCGCACGGCCCGCTGGTTCCATCGGCTGAGGAACATTG AGAAGCGCCTGCACCGTTTGAACCTGCTGCAGTCTCATCCCCAGGAAGTGATGTACTTCCAGCCCGGGGAGCCCCCCAGCTCTGTGGAAGATGACCATCTGCCCTTCCTCCACCGAG GGGTCCCAGTGCTGCACCTCATCCCCATCCCCTTCCCCGCCGTCTGGCACACATCTGCCGACACCGAGGCCAATCTCCACAAGCCCACTGTGCACAACCTCAGCCGCATCTTTGCTGTCTTCCTGGCCGAGTATCTGGGGCTCTAG
- the QPCTL gene encoding glutaminyl-peptide cyclotransferase-like protein isoform X2 produces the protein MRPGGRGRPRLRLGERGLLEPPSPPTRRLLPRVQLLPLLLALAVGSAFYTIWSGWHSGPGEPTLGRELRTPLIGNLPEAGLRRVVGQLDPQRLWDTYLRPLLVVRTPGSPGNLQVRKAAPVTLQLLFLDGEEALKEWGPKDSLYGSRHLAQLMASEPHSPGPTRIQAIELFVLLDLLGAPNPTFYSHFPRTARWFHRLRNIEKRLHRLNLLQSHPQEVMYFQPGEPPSSVEDDHLPFLHRGVPVLHLIPIPFPAVWHTSADTEANLHKPTVHNLSRIFAVFLAEYLGL, from the exons ATGCGTCCCGGCGGCCGCGGACGGCCTCGGCTACGGCTCGGGGAACGCGGCCTCTTGGAGCCACCCTCGCCTCCCACGCGCCGCCTGCTGCCCCGGGTGCAGCTGCTGCCCCTGCTGCTGGCGCTGGCCGTGGGCTCGGCCTTCTACACCATCTGGAGCGGCTGGCACAGCGGGCCTGGGGAGCCGACGCTGGGCCGAGAGCTGCGG ACCCCGCTGATCGGAAACCTTCCCGAAGCCGGATTGCGGAGGGTGGTGGGGCAGCTGGACCCTCAGCGTCTCTGGGACACCTATCTGCGCCCCCTGCTGGTGGTGCGAACCCCGGGCAGCCCAGGCAATCTCCAAGTCAGAAAG GCAGCCCCGGTGACCCTGCAGCTCCTCTTCCTGGACGGCGAAGAGGCCTTGAAGGAGTGGGGGCCCAAGGATTCCCTCTATGGGTCCCGGCACCTGGCCCAGCTCATGGCATCCGAACCCCACAGTCCCGGTCCCACCAGGATCCAGGCTATC GAGCTCTTTGTGCTTCTTGATCTCCTGGGCGCCCCCAACCCAACCTTCTACAGTCACTTTCCCCGCACGGCCCGCTGGTTCCATCGGCTGAGGAACATTG AGAAGCGCCTGCACCGTTTGAACCTGCTGCAGTCTCATCCCCAGGAAGTGATGTACTTCCAGCCCGGGGAGCCCCCCAGCTCTGTGGAAGATGACCATCTGCCCTTCCTCCACCGAG GGGTCCCAGTGCTGCACCTCATCCCCATCCCCTTCCCCGCCGTCTGGCACACATCTGCCGACACCGAGGCCAATCTCCACAAGCCCACTGTGCACAACCTCAGCCGCATCTTTGCTGTCTTCCTGGCCGAGTATCTGGGGCTCTAG